One window of the Amycolatopsis mediterranei genome contains the following:
- a CDS encoding ESX secretion-associated protein EspG: MPHSFSLSLAAVDILLEQLGLGRAPTPFEVPHVGTTVEQRAMIRDAVVRDLTGRGLWSRGRLDPDAELALATFVRGSVSINAAAELGDRHLFARVASDGQFAVLARQQENLLVFEEVRPTGIVPAIVDLLPLTPAAPGQSVTISRPVQQPRHQRRDEAYDPFAGVSAPRSHSGAGGPQVRMIERVFQEPKKRVGQFTAQTRGGTFPPLAWFDTPSGRWLMSSRAADDGQRWITYAPADNARLAQQLYAQLEGQF, from the coding sequence ATGCCTCACTCGTTCTCGCTGTCGCTGGCGGCGGTGGACATCCTGCTGGAACAGCTCGGGCTCGGCCGCGCGCCGACGCCGTTCGAGGTCCCGCACGTCGGCACGACCGTCGAGCAGCGCGCGATGATCCGCGACGCCGTCGTCCGCGACCTGACCGGCCGCGGGCTGTGGAGCCGCGGCCGCCTCGACCCGGACGCCGAGCTGGCGCTGGCCACGTTCGTCCGCGGGAGCGTGTCCATCAACGCGGCCGCCGAGCTGGGCGATCGCCACCTGTTCGCCCGCGTCGCCTCCGACGGCCAGTTCGCGGTGCTCGCCCGCCAGCAGGAGAACCTCCTCGTCTTCGAGGAGGTCCGCCCGACGGGCATCGTGCCGGCGATCGTCGACCTCCTCCCGTTGACGCCGGCCGCGCCCGGCCAGTCGGTGACGATTTCGCGGCCGGTCCAGCAGCCCCGCCACCAGCGCCGTGACGAGGCGTACGACCCGTTCGCCGGAGTCAGCGCCCCGCGCTCGCACAGCGGCGCCGGTGGCCCGCAGGTCCGCATGATCGAGCGCGTCTTCCAGGAACCGAAGAAGCGCGTGGGCCAGTTCACCGCCCAGACCCGCGGCGGCACGTTCCCCCCGCTGGCCTGGTTCGACACCCCGAGCGGCCGCTGGCTGATGTCCTCCCGAGCGGCCGACGACGGCCAGCGCTGGATCACCTACGCCCCGGCGGACAACGCCCGCCTGGCCCAGCAGCTGTACGCCCAGCTCGAAGGCCAGTTCTGA
- a CDS encoding GtrA family protein, with protein sequence MVATDPQADITAVASGAEPQTPAGGRAPLDPPTASGQSSPGLLGQLVRFALIGGFCALVDLGTYTLLTQVAGMATSPWVDVARAISFIVGTTTAFFLNRKFTFAGGRRDGKAQVGSFVLLYTVTFFVAVGVNQLMLNVLPESAWQRTLCWAVSQATATVINFVMLKWVVFREPSTEEN encoded by the coding sequence GTGGTGGCGACCGATCCGCAAGCCGACATAACGGCTGTGGCATCTGGGGCCGAGCCCCAGACCCCAGCCGGGGGGCGAGCCCCCCTGGACCCCCCAACGGCAAGTGGGCAGTCCTCTCCGGGACTGCTGGGCCAGCTCGTCCGCTTCGCCCTGATCGGGGGCTTTTGCGCCCTCGTCGACCTGGGCACCTACACGTTGCTGACCCAGGTGGCCGGGATGGCCACCTCACCGTGGGTCGACGTCGCCCGCGCTATCTCTTTCATCGTGGGCACGACCACGGCGTTCTTCCTGAACCGGAAGTTCACCTTCGCCGGCGGGCGCCGCGACGGGAAGGCGCAGGTCGGCTCGTTCGTCCTGCTCTACACCGTGACGTTCTTCGTCGCGGTCGGGGTCAACCAGCTCATGCTGAACGTGTTGCCGGAGTCCGCGTGGCAGCGCACCCTGTGCTGGGCCGTGTCGCAGGCCACCGCCACCGTGATCAATTTCGTGATGCTCAAGTGGGTCGTTTTCCGCGAGCCGTCGACTGAGGAGAACTGA
- a CDS encoding glycosyltransferase, with the protein MPGKTATPAPTTEAGPAVETRFTEHTPQGRLTAQRGLYAGPAPIVSKDLYAELEWGAAVRERASIALEPATKVSGNTYFGRFPASYWQRWTNVSEVSVEAVVTGTGLLSMGASDVEGEPRVVAAEQVKDAKQAKLSLTGKLDKFYDGGALWLDLETEGGQTLRVEQVRWTVEAPEKIRPTAVTICTMNRADDCLKNLQALAADVSSLETLDAIYVADQGTDLVESRDGFEQVAKDLADKLHYIKQPNLGGAGGFTRGLFEVAGHTATEHANVLFMDDDVLLEPDLVIRMTAFSNRAADPIIVGGQMLNLFHPNQLHVGAEYARLNTLEPGQPVEHSLTTADLLGVDEETLKPNRQERRLDAGYNGWWSCLIPYEVVKATGYPLPFFFQWDDAEYSYRARAHGFPTVTLPGAGVWHADFHMKDWDEWHRYFNLRNSIITAALHSPFNLNLLSRVLIAQLVRYLLGMQYGLSATLIKAVEDFLKGPEILRDGGVEAMKEIRRIREDYPETKRHKATDVPGIASSDIGIINSSPRPALQRVVLIRRVLDRILGRSRFGLGAVPIDEANWWHIALFDTAVVTDANQEGVRVRSYDRVKMFALAKQGARVVQRLRKEGAAVQEQYKRAMPELTSRENWKRLYKL; encoded by the coding sequence ATGCCCGGCAAAACAGCTACCCCGGCGCCGACCACCGAAGCCGGCCCGGCCGTCGAGACGCGGTTCACCGAGCACACTCCGCAAGGTCGCCTGACGGCGCAGCGCGGGCTGTACGCCGGCCCGGCGCCGATCGTCAGCAAGGACCTGTACGCCGAGCTCGAGTGGGGCGCGGCCGTGCGGGAACGGGCGTCGATCGCCCTCGAGCCCGCCACCAAGGTGTCGGGCAACACCTACTTCGGCCGGTTCCCGGCCAGCTACTGGCAGCGCTGGACGAACGTGTCCGAGGTTTCGGTCGAGGCCGTCGTCACCGGCACCGGCCTGCTGTCGATGGGCGCCTCGGACGTCGAGGGCGAGCCCCGCGTGGTGGCCGCCGAGCAGGTCAAGGACGCCAAGCAGGCGAAGCTGTCGCTGACCGGCAAGCTGGACAAGTTCTACGACGGCGGCGCGCTCTGGCTCGACCTGGAGACCGAGGGCGGCCAGACGCTGCGCGTCGAGCAGGTCCGCTGGACCGTCGAGGCGCCGGAGAAGATCCGCCCGACCGCGGTGACCATCTGCACGATGAACCGCGCCGACGACTGCCTGAAGAACCTGCAGGCCCTCGCCGCGGACGTCTCGTCGCTGGAGACCCTGGACGCGATCTACGTCGCCGACCAGGGCACCGACCTCGTCGAGTCGCGCGACGGCTTCGAGCAGGTCGCCAAGGACCTCGCCGACAAGCTGCACTACATCAAGCAGCCGAACCTCGGCGGCGCCGGCGGCTTCACCCGCGGCCTCTTCGAGGTGGCCGGGCACACCGCGACCGAGCACGCGAACGTCCTGTTCATGGACGACGACGTCCTGCTCGAGCCCGACCTGGTGATCCGGATGACGGCGTTCTCGAACCGCGCCGCCGACCCGATCATCGTCGGCGGCCAGATGCTCAACCTGTTCCACCCGAACCAGCTGCACGTCGGCGCCGAGTACGCCCGGCTCAACACACTCGAGCCCGGCCAGCCGGTCGAGCACTCGCTGACCACCGCCGACCTGCTCGGCGTGGACGAGGAGACGCTGAAGCCGAACCGCCAGGAACGCCGTCTCGACGCCGGCTACAACGGCTGGTGGTCGTGCCTGATCCCCTACGAGGTCGTCAAGGCCACCGGCTACCCGCTGCCGTTCTTCTTCCAGTGGGACGACGCCGAGTACTCCTACCGGGCCCGCGCGCACGGCTTCCCGACCGTCACCCTGCCGGGTGCGGGCGTGTGGCACGCGGACTTCCACATGAAGGACTGGGACGAGTGGCACCGGTACTTCAACCTGCGCAACTCGATCATCACCGCGGCGCTGCACTCGCCGTTCAACCTGAACCTGCTCTCGCGGGTGCTGATCGCGCAGCTGGTGCGCTACCTGCTCGGCATGCAGTACGGCCTGTCGGCGACGCTGATCAAGGCCGTCGAGGACTTCCTGAAGGGCCCGGAGATCCTGCGTGACGGCGGGGTCGAGGCGATGAAGGAGATCCGGCGGATCCGCGAGGACTACCCGGAGACCAAGCGCCACAAGGCGACCGACGTCCCGGGCATCGCCTCCAGCGACATCGGCATCATCAACAGCTCGCCGCGGCCTGCCCTGCAGCGCGTGGTGCTGATCCGGCGGGTGCTCGACCGGATCCTCGGCCGCAGCCGCTTCGGGCTCGGCGCGGTGCCGATCGACGAAGCCAACTGGTGGCACATCGCGCTGTTCGACACCGCCGTGGTCACCGACGCGAACCAGGAAGGCGTCCGCGTCCGGTCCTACGACCGGGTGAAGATGTTCGCGCTGGCGAAGCAGGGCGCGCGGGTCGTCCAGCGGCTGCGCAAGGAAGGCGCGGCGGTGCAGGAGCAGTACAAGCGGGCCATGCCCGAGCTCACCTCGCGCGAGAACTGGAAGCGCCTGTACAAGCTCTGA
- a CDS encoding DUF3558 family protein: MTKLLVRVLLPLAAGGALLAGCTTTQGGTASPAQSSPAGESGTPESPSSGGGGTQSITDACSLLQAGDVSGYGEFNEPQNKTVGGVRSCSYRQKIASASENAKVIGVNVRDTASVAQVNDTGGGVVDKDVNGRKAREASGGASLPACTLALPVGDSSRVDVAVIGADSADQACQLAEAVAKAVEPRLPKG, encoded by the coding sequence ATGACGAAACTTCTCGTTCGGGTTCTCCTTCCGCTCGCGGCAGGGGGCGCGTTGCTCGCCGGGTGCACCACCACGCAAGGCGGAACGGCGTCACCCGCCCAGTCGTCCCCGGCCGGCGAGTCGGGAACCCCGGAAAGCCCGTCTTCCGGTGGCGGTGGGACCCAGTCGATCACGGATGCCTGCTCGCTGCTGCAAGCGGGCGATGTGAGCGGCTACGGCGAGTTCAACGAGCCGCAGAACAAGACGGTCGGGGGCGTGCGTTCCTGCAGTTACCGGCAGAAGATCGCGTCGGCGAGTGAGAACGCCAAGGTGATCGGCGTCAACGTCCGCGACACCGCGTCGGTCGCGCAGGTCAACGACACCGGCGGTGGCGTGGTCGACAAGGACGTCAACGGCCGGAAGGCGAGGGAGGCCTCGGGCGGTGCCTCGTTGCCGGCCTGCACGCTCGCCCTACCGGTGGGCGACTCGTCCCGGGTTGATGTGGCGGTGATCGGTGCCGATTCGGCGGACCAGGCCTGCCAGCTTGCCGAGGCGGTTGCGAAGGCCGTCGAACCGCGGCTGCCGAAGGGATAG
- a CDS encoding FAD-binding oxidoreductase codes for MTHAPETQRRTLTGWARTAPTTADVLSTPDLETIARAVAQAGERGVIARGLGRSYGDPAQNAGGLVIDMTPLNRIHSIDPDSALVDVDAGVSLDQLMREALPYGLWVPVLPGTRQVTIGGAIANDIHGKNHHSAGSFGNHVVSMDLITADGQIRTLTPEGPDAELFWATVAGIGLTGIIVRAKIRMTKTETAYFLADNERTNNLDETLELVSNGSDDNYTYSSAWFDTISTGSKLGRAAFGRGSLAKLDELPPKLRANPLKFDAPQLATLPDVFPNGLANKLTFGAIGELYYRKTPKAARGVIQNLTAFYHPLDMFGEWNRAYGSKGFLQYQFSTPPNAHEPLRNIVRKIAESGHVSFLNVFKRMGEGNAAPLSFPHPGWMVCVDFPIKDGLSRFCQELDEDVLELGGRLYTAKDSRTSPETFAKMYPRLEEWRKVRASIDPEGVFASDMSRRLEL; via the coding sequence GTGACCCATGCACCCGAAACACAGCGTCGCACGCTCACGGGCTGGGCTCGGACCGCACCGACCACCGCCGATGTCCTGAGCACCCCGGACCTCGAGACCATCGCCCGCGCCGTGGCCCAGGCCGGCGAGCGCGGTGTCATCGCCCGCGGCCTCGGCCGGTCCTACGGCGACCCGGCGCAGAACGCCGGCGGCCTCGTCATCGACATGACGCCGCTGAACCGGATCCACTCGATCGACCCGGACTCCGCCCTCGTCGACGTCGACGCCGGCGTGAGCCTCGACCAGCTGATGCGCGAGGCCCTGCCGTACGGCCTGTGGGTGCCGGTGCTGCCCGGCACGCGCCAGGTGACCATCGGCGGCGCGATCGCCAACGACATCCACGGCAAGAACCACCACAGCGCGGGCAGCTTCGGCAACCACGTCGTGTCGATGGACCTGATCACCGCCGACGGGCAGATCCGCACGCTGACGCCGGAGGGCCCGGACGCCGAGCTGTTTTGGGCGACCGTGGCCGGCATCGGCCTGACCGGCATCATCGTCCGGGCCAAGATCCGGATGACCAAGACCGAGACCGCGTACTTCCTCGCGGACAACGAGCGCACGAACAACCTCGACGAGACCCTGGAGCTGGTCAGCAACGGCTCCGACGACAACTACACGTACTCGTCGGCGTGGTTCGACACGATTTCCACCGGCTCGAAGCTGGGCCGCGCCGCCTTCGGCCGCGGCTCGCTCGCGAAGCTGGACGAACTGCCGCCGAAGCTGCGCGCGAACCCGCTGAAGTTCGACGCTCCGCAGCTGGCGACGCTGCCGGACGTCTTCCCGAACGGGCTGGCCAACAAGCTGACCTTCGGCGCCATCGGCGAGCTGTACTACCGCAAGACGCCGAAGGCGGCCCGCGGCGTGATCCAGAACCTGACGGCCTTCTACCACCCGCTCGACATGTTCGGCGAGTGGAACCGCGCCTACGGCTCGAAGGGCTTCCTGCAGTACCAGTTCTCGACGCCGCCGAACGCGCACGAGCCGCTGCGGAACATCGTCCGGAAGATCGCCGAGTCGGGGCACGTGTCCTTCCTCAACGTCTTCAAGCGGATGGGCGAGGGCAACGCGGCGCCGCTGTCGTTCCCGCACCCCGGCTGGATGGTCTGCGTCGACTTCCCGATCAAGGACGGCCTGAGCCGGTTCTGCCAGGAGCTCGACGAAGACGTCCTGGAGCTGGGCGGGCGGCTGTACACCGCGAAGGACTCGCGCACCTCGCCCGAGACGTTCGCGAAGATGTACCCGCGGCTCGAAGAATGGCGCAAGGTCCGCGCTTCCATCGACCCCGAAGGCGTTTTCGCCTCTGACATGAGCCGGAGGCTCGAACTGTGA